A single Carassius carassius chromosome 3, fCarCar2.1, whole genome shotgun sequence DNA region contains:
- the lctla gene encoding lactase-like a isoform X2, whose product MLQHRVLRICQFLLFALCIFASEDFDWTKNEMGSFQYGTFPSGFSWGAGSSAYQTEGAWDKDGKGKSIWDVFSHKRGKIHLNDTGDSSCEGYYKIKDDIALMKDMKLNHYLFSISWPRILPSGIKNDYINDKGIEHYNNLINMLLENRITPIVTLYHWDLPQALEERYGGWQNASMVNFFNDFANLCFERFGNRVKYWITFNNPWSVAVEGYETGEHAPGLKMKGTGAYNAAHNIIKAHAKVWHTYDAQWRNKQKGMVGISLSANWGEPVDITNQRDIEAAERYVQFYLGWFATPLFHGDYPQIMKDYIGRKSAQQGLSSSRLPTFSPHEKSYVRGTCDFLGISHFTTRYITQKNFPSNRGNSYFTDRDLAELVDPQWPDPGSEWLYSVPWGFRRLLSFVKTQYGDPVIYVTGNGVSEKMMCTELCDDWRMQYLRDYINEMLKAVKDGVNVKGYTAWSLLDKFEWDEGYSERFGLYYVDFGSKNKARYPKASVQYYKRIISSNGFPNQREIESWKRKALETCTSSNQLLAAARRKSKENKEHADMPKVWPVHDEV is encoded by the exons ATGCTACAACACCGTGTGCTGAGGATATGCCAATTTCTTCTTTTTGCCCTGTGCATTTTTGCCAGTGAAGACTTTGACTGGACGAAGAATGAAATGGGATCATTTCAATATGGCACATTTCCTTCAG GATTCTCCTGGGGCGCTGGCAGCTCAGCATATCAAACAGAAGGAGCATGGGATAAAGACGGAAAAGGAAAGAGCATCTGGGATGTGTTTTCCCACAAAAGAGGGAAAATTCACCTAAACGACACTGGTGACTCTTCCTGTGAAGGCTATTACAAAATAAAG GATGATATCGCACTGATGAAAGACATGAAGCTGAACCACTATCTATTTTCGATCTCCTGGCCAAGGATTCTGCCCAGTGGCATTAAGA ATGACTACATCAATGACAAAGGGATAGAGCACTATAATAACTTAATTAATATGCTTCTGGAGAACAGAATCACACCGATTGTGACACTGTACCACTGGGACTTACCTCAG GCTCTGGAGGAGAGATATGGAGGTTGGCAAAATGCCAGTATGGTCAATTTCTTCAACGATTTTGCCAATCTGTGTTTTGAGAGATTTGGCAATCGTGTCAAATACTGGATCACCTTCAACAATCCTTGG TCAGTTGCAGTGGAGGGTTATGAGACTGGAGAACATGCTCCTGGTCTGAAGATGAAGGGTACTGGTGCCTATAATGCTGCCCACAACATCATTAAG GCTCATGCTAAGGTCTGGCACACATACGATGCCCAGTGGCGAAACAAACAGAAAG GTATGGTGGGCATCTCCCTGTCAGCTAACTGGGGAGAACCAGTGGACATCACCAATCAGCGCGATATAGAAGCCGCTGAAAGATATGTCCAGTTCTACTTGGGCTGGTTTGCCACACCACTCTTCCATGGAGACTATCCTCAAATAATGAAAGACTACATAG GTAGGAAGAGTGCCCAGCAGGGCCTAAGTAGCTCTCGTCTGCCTACTTTCAGCCCTCATGAAAAAAGTTATGTCAGAGGCACTTGTGACTTCCTGGGTATCAGTCACTTCACTACGCGCTACATCACACAAAAGAACTTTCCTTCCAACCGTGGAAACAGCTACTTCACTGACCGTGACCTGGCTGAGCTGGTAGACCCACAGTGGCCTGATCCTGGATCAGAGTGGCTCTACTCTGTGCCATGGGGCTTCCGCCGACTGCTTAGCTTTGTTAAG ACACAGTATGGAGACCCCGTTATATACGTGACAGGAAATGGTGTATCAGAGAAGATGATGTGCACAGAACTGTGTGATGACTGGAGAATGCAGTACTTGAGGGATTACATCAATGAAATGCTCAAAG cggTTAAAGATGGAGTGAATGTGAAAGGCTACACAGCTTGGTCATTGCTTGACAAGTTTGAGTGGGATGAGGGCTACTCTGAAAGATTTGGCCTGTACTATGTGGACTTTGGCAGCAAAAATAAAGCACGCTACCCCAAAGCATCAGTTCAGTACTACAAGCGCATCATAAGCTCGAATGGTTTCCCTAATCAGAGAGAG ATTGAAAGCTGGAAAAGAAAGGCACTGGAAACATGCACCTCAAGTAACCAGCTCCTTGCGGCAG CTAGAAGAAAATCCAAGGAAAATAAGGAACATGCAGATATGCCAAAGGTTTGGCCTGTGCATGATGAAGTTTAG
- the crybgx gene encoding crystallin beta gamma X has protein sequence MNIFTKVPGLAKQASKLGSVLQRAFYGSSGRVTLFEQRNFAGRRLDLTSDCQKLSEKNFPDRCNSVQVESGAWVAYEHENFRGRQYLWDMFDRGEYNCTDKWCAQGDHISSVRAVKQDNNPPRAQLFERAAFSGKKTELHDDIPNLMSRYSLNRVSSVRVMGGTWVAYQEPNYRGAHYILEKKDYNNFSDWGAQNSTIGSIRRVRFS, from the exons ATGAACATCTTTACTAAGGTCCCCGGACTAGCCAAACAAGCCAG CAAGCTGGGGTCTGTGCTCCAACGTGCCTTCTACGGGTCCAGTGGGAGG GTGACCCTTTTCGAGCAGAGGAACTTTGCAGGTCGGCGACTGGACCTGACCTCTGACTGTCAGAAATTGAGCGAAAAAAACTTTCCCGACAGATGCAACTCTGTCCAGGTGGAGAGTGGAGC ATGGGTGGCATATGAACATGAGAACTTCCGTGGACGTCAGTACCTGTGGGACATGTTTGACAGGGGGGAGTACAACTGCACTGATAAGTGGTGTGCTCAGGGTGACCACATCTCCTCTGTTCGTGCTGTGAAACAA GACAACAACCCTCCCCGTGCACAGCTGTTTGAGAGGGCAGCTTTTTCGGGCAAGAAGACAGAGCTCCATGATGACATCCCCAACCTAATGAGTCGTTACAGCCTTAACAGAGTGTCCTCCGTAAGAGTAATGGGCGGAAC CTGGGTGGCGTACCAGGAGCCTAACTACAGGGGAGCACATTACATCCTGGAGAAGAAGGACTACAACAACTTCTCTGACTGGGGTGCTCAAAACAGCACCATTGGCTCAATTCGCCGTGTCCGCTTCAGCTAA
- the lctla gene encoding lactase-like a isoform X1, giving the protein MLQHRVLRICQFLLFALCIFASEDFDWTKNEMGSFQYGTFPSGFSWGAGSSAYQTEGAWDKDGKGKSIWDVFSHKRGKIHLNDTGDSSCEGYYKIKDDIALMKDMKLNHYLFSISWPRILPSGIKNDYINDKGIEHYNNLINMLLENRITPIVTLYHWDLPQALEERYGGWQNASMVNFFNDFANLCFERFGNRVKYWITFNNPWSVAVEGYETGEHAPGLKMKGTGAYNAAHNIIKAHAKVWHTYDAQWRNKQKGMVGISLSANWGEPVDITNQRDIEAAERYVQFYLGWFATPLFHGDYPQIMKDYIGRKSAQQGLSSSRLPTFSPHEKSYVRGTCDFLGISHFTTRYITQKNFPSNRGNSYFTDRDLAELVDPQWPDPGSEWLYSVPWGFRRLLSFVKTQYGDPVIYVTGNGVSEKMMCTELCDDWRMQYLRDYINEMLKAVKDGVNVKGYTAWSLLDKFEWDEGYSERFGLYYVDFGSKNKARYPKASVQYYKRIISSNGFPNQREIESWKRKALETCTSSNQLLAADPLISHMEMVTEIVVPTVCTLCILLSAVFLMFLLRTR; this is encoded by the exons ATGCTACAACACCGTGTGCTGAGGATATGCCAATTTCTTCTTTTTGCCCTGTGCATTTTTGCCAGTGAAGACTTTGACTGGACGAAGAATGAAATGGGATCATTTCAATATGGCACATTTCCTTCAG GATTCTCCTGGGGCGCTGGCAGCTCAGCATATCAAACAGAAGGAGCATGGGATAAAGACGGAAAAGGAAAGAGCATCTGGGATGTGTTTTCCCACAAAAGAGGGAAAATTCACCTAAACGACACTGGTGACTCTTCCTGTGAAGGCTATTACAAAATAAAG GATGATATCGCACTGATGAAAGACATGAAGCTGAACCACTATCTATTTTCGATCTCCTGGCCAAGGATTCTGCCCAGTGGCATTAAGA ATGACTACATCAATGACAAAGGGATAGAGCACTATAATAACTTAATTAATATGCTTCTGGAGAACAGAATCACACCGATTGTGACACTGTACCACTGGGACTTACCTCAG GCTCTGGAGGAGAGATATGGAGGTTGGCAAAATGCCAGTATGGTCAATTTCTTCAACGATTTTGCCAATCTGTGTTTTGAGAGATTTGGCAATCGTGTCAAATACTGGATCACCTTCAACAATCCTTGG TCAGTTGCAGTGGAGGGTTATGAGACTGGAGAACATGCTCCTGGTCTGAAGATGAAGGGTACTGGTGCCTATAATGCTGCCCACAACATCATTAAG GCTCATGCTAAGGTCTGGCACACATACGATGCCCAGTGGCGAAACAAACAGAAAG GTATGGTGGGCATCTCCCTGTCAGCTAACTGGGGAGAACCAGTGGACATCACCAATCAGCGCGATATAGAAGCCGCTGAAAGATATGTCCAGTTCTACTTGGGCTGGTTTGCCACACCACTCTTCCATGGAGACTATCCTCAAATAATGAAAGACTACATAG GTAGGAAGAGTGCCCAGCAGGGCCTAAGTAGCTCTCGTCTGCCTACTTTCAGCCCTCATGAAAAAAGTTATGTCAGAGGCACTTGTGACTTCCTGGGTATCAGTCACTTCACTACGCGCTACATCACACAAAAGAACTTTCCTTCCAACCGTGGAAACAGCTACTTCACTGACCGTGACCTGGCTGAGCTGGTAGACCCACAGTGGCCTGATCCTGGATCAGAGTGGCTCTACTCTGTGCCATGGGGCTTCCGCCGACTGCTTAGCTTTGTTAAG ACACAGTATGGAGACCCCGTTATATACGTGACAGGAAATGGTGTATCAGAGAAGATGATGTGCACAGAACTGTGTGATGACTGGAGAATGCAGTACTTGAGGGATTACATCAATGAAATGCTCAAAG cggTTAAAGATGGAGTGAATGTGAAAGGCTACACAGCTTGGTCATTGCTTGACAAGTTTGAGTGGGATGAGGGCTACTCTGAAAGATTTGGCCTGTACTATGTGGACTTTGGCAGCAAAAATAAAGCACGCTACCCCAAAGCATCAGTTCAGTACTACAAGCGCATCATAAGCTCGAATGGTTTCCCTAATCAGAGAGAG ATTGAAAGCTGGAAAAGAAAGGCACTGGAAACATGCACCTCAAGTAACCAGCTCCTTGCGGCAG ATCCACTGATCAGCCACATGGAGATGGTCACAGAGATTGTCGTGCCCACCGTGTGCACTCTCTGCATTCTCCTCAGTGCAGTTTTCCTCATGTTTCTGCTTAGAACACGATGA